The genomic DNA GTGCGAACGTGCCTTTTCCATCAATTAACAGAAGCCCCCGAAGGTTCAACATGTCTTTCATCATTGCCGATCGATAGCATAAGTATTTAATAGTAAGGAAATATAAACGGACAAAGCCCTGCACTTGCTAAAACGATCGAcaataagcaaaataaatggACCAAGTTAAATTTCAAGCTACGCCAGTCATTTGCGATAAACTTTCGCTAAGTGAAAAGGGAAATAAGGAGAACATGACACAACGAAACATTTGTAATATTTCTGATTTCAGGATCGTCAACTATGAGTACAACGTTTAAGCCTAGCCAGAGCAATATCGAAGATGTTTATAAGCTTCCTGTCACTGAATATCAAGCAAATATTGTTGCGTAATTATTCTAGAAGAGTGTAAATGAATGCGTTCTTACTCACCTTCAGAAACTCCTTCGCTACTTCCATCCTCTATAAGTGTGacagcaaaaaataaaaggacCCACAGTGATCCAGACAACCGGTTCATTTCGTTTGTCTGCTAACCCGCGCCAAAACTGTTTCACGATCGAAGTCCACCAATAGACCAAATTAACTCGTGGACTAGTTACGCAAATAGTTTTGATCAACTAACTGTGCAGGGACAAAAAGATATGTTAAAACTCGAACAGGAATTACTCAAAGGGATAATGCTGGCCAAATCCCAACTGATTCCGCCATTTTTGAGAATCACTCGGACCACATAAAGCAAATTACGGTTGTAGCCAGTAGCACGCGACTGACTGTGCAATTTTCATGAGGGGAAAAATACTGCTGACCACATGAATCAGCTTTTGGAAAATATGGCCTCGAATCGTTACATGTACTCTTATATTGTCTTAAGatgcccctgttttttaacaaaaGATGTAAGAAAGGACTCGTTAAGACACCGTTTAAAAAATTCCTCTCAACGCTTTGCCATAATAGGATTATTAACCCGCAAAATGTAACACCGTCAAATACTTAAAACTCTCTTAATTAGGGGTTTATAATGGTAAAAAAACAGTTATGATtaatagtccatttccgagatgctgcatgcctcagcttcaaagcgagtcctggtgcacaaccattcaaacgggaatgagttgcgtattcttatgcaaatcaaactcatttcccataaaatagttgagcaccaagactcatttcgaaaccgagacaaacagcaactagGAAATCGGccattggtaacaggacttcgtgtcgtccaatggtaatggttatgattaattggtaaccgAGAACTTCGTGTTGTCCAATTCGGTTTGTAATCATATGAGTGATTGACAAAATCGGACGACTGACCGCGAAGCGGAAGTCCGATTTctttaatcacgagtatgattacagaccgaattggacgacacgaagtcctgttaccaattaatcataatcattacaatttccgagcaaacaaaattaatgcattcctttcgttgtctaatgttacaaatttgtccattttggaaaatccccagtttgatAGGGTAaatggttgttgctatggttattgtgataaattctgtgattggtggattaagctgagtgcgcttaatatgattggctgacgtaactgtccgatttcgaAATAATGCACCAACCAAATTtgaggaaattgtaatggttacgATTAAGAATAGATTAGAATCCACTCTGAATTCTTATTGGTAATTTTGCTGCGGAGTAAGGAGTAATTACAAGAATATCTcctattattaaaaactgaactacggatattaGATTTCCAGCATTCagttcattggctcgccggacacaggctatcagttcatattcCGGCtgtaccaaatatggtcaaggaacgggTCAGCTATAAAGcaaactgaaaacatttttgcagctccgTCTGagaaaaatggccgacaaaagccgttttggactggaattgaccgaggcagaaatcaatgCTTTAGTTGATAATACCACCCCCCGGGAACAtcatggagtttttaataaaacaattattctactcgggcttgccggatataaaatgattattacAAACTCGGCGCTACGTGCTTCGTTGGTTATTcgtcacttcatatccagcgcgccctcgcagaataattgttaactagttTCACCACTTACGGAATACCATACAAACGTCGCAACTGTCCATCTCTCAGATGACCTGATGGCTCCGTCGTACGTAGAGCCCGGCGCATTTTGGTGCGTAATCGTCACACTTTTGTGTCCCGTCGAAGCCTGGATTGTTAACAACTGCTTAATAAGCTGCTTAATACTTTTTTAACATCAATTTatcgaaagaaaactttcactggTCTTACACTAAATGCGACTCGTTCACTCCTCCAAAATGCAAAGTAAATCTGATCCGTACTCTCACTTTTCCGTATTTGCTCGTCGCCTCGTTTGTTACAATCGTCTTTAGAGGATCTTAAGAAGTTGCTGTCATAAAACGGTTACCCTAGAGTTGTTGTTAATTCTAACATGAATGATGTCttacaaaagcaacaaaacaatcCATTGACCCCAACCATcacaaaaggaattttttttagttttacctTATTTAGGGTTACAAAGCAAAATCGTTAGTAAACAAAGTATGTCGTGTATAAATATCTTCTCCGGGTGCATTGACCTTagagtgatttttttaaatctttctttctttctttacaaAGATAGACTTAcccgtggccaaatggctacTGAAGATTGTATATAGAGCTACCTGTtgggactgcaatgatttttatatcggaaaaattaaaaaacgattgcatgacagaaaaactgagcattttaaAGCATTAATTAATGGTCATCATACGTCGGCTCTTGCGGACCATGTTACATCAACTGGTCACAGTTTAAAAAGGGGATCATTTTGTAATTTTAGCGAAAGGGCGATCCGAcactcactgtaaaataaaggaggcAGTGTTGATCAAAGATCTAAAGCCGACCTTAAACAAATACGTCAGCAGCGAAAAGCCATGTCTATTAGCTTTTTGTACTTAATAGTCAAtagttatgaagccactgacatagctcagttggttagagcgtcgcaccggtatcgcgagatcacggctgcaaaccccgttgaagtcctgaatttttcaggcttctttacgcaatagcttcacttgatttcatatacgcagttcatatatgatccatttcatatatcatttctcatttaatagttaataagttagtgatcctgtatatttaaactccaattttgtatttactctaggtgatctggtgacgtaatttggaggactgagAAGAataattttaacgccgtatcccacaaccgcgcgcggccttagattttgtttccaaatttcctgcagtattttcatcgccaaaactcaactgatcattccgtgtctcccacatttcctgttactgaatgaacgtTCAAGTGGAAACCGCCGAGATCTAATCtagcctctgccatgttgaattccgaaataacattcaagaccgcgcgcggttgtgggatacggcgttaaaattcttctccccagtcctccgaattacgtcaccagatcacctagctgtcacttctgaagatttatgcagaagcatacgaaacgacaagtaaaagataatttcaaatgatgcgtttatatttgatgtttgtcaccgcagtTTGTGTGTCATGTCTGATAAAACTGTTAATTCTGATGAAACTgtaatgtggcccgggttcgattccagacttggcgtcatatgtgggttcaGGTTGGtcgttctcttctctgcactaagaggtttttctccgggtaatccGGTTGTGATGATTattgatttcaatttacagtgtccccgatcaGTGCTtcagaacgactagacactcatCCTTCAACTTGTGTTTACCGGAGGACAAGTCGAGCAAACGCAGGCTTTAAAGGAAACATGCAACTGTGAGTTCGGCCCAAACTCATAGGTATGTACGAACCCGCTACAAAGTTTCTTTCACTCACAAAAACCTTAGATCCCCTGCAATCAGAAGCCGTTCTACGAAGACTGATCCCCGGCCAATAGTTGTCTCATCCATAGGAATGAAGCACCAGtctttttactttgaaaagttCAAGTCAATACTTAGCTTGATAGTCAGCACAAATCCCTTTTTTTTCTAGTTTCAGAAGACTGTAATTGGGTCTAATTGTTCAGAAGCATCAATGAATAAAAATTCTCAGCTGGGGGGACAGCAGTGTGAAGGAAACTTTGCTTGTCAGAGTAACTAAGTCTAACTGACTTGAGTATAAATGACCAAACAATATTTAAAATTATAGGATCATCTCTTAAATTCTCTCCTGTAGCGACTGAATATTCTTATGAATGTGCCATGGTTTATTACATATCTACTTCCCCCCTTTAATTTGAGACCGTGCGGctcagtggttaggacgcttgccagAGCTACAACGATCCCAGATCCAACTGAGACCCGTTATTCTCATCACTAGTGGAaacagtttgtttgtttgtcatttatttatttgagcaggttgaagttttggcagctattcagctgatgtggacctgctatacccacctacccatatactcacagaggaaagcaacaacaccgggaacttatCCTCTACTTAGAAGTCCCTCGTTCAACGTCTCGCCTGCACTTGAAAAATGTCCAACTCGCTTGCctccgaccagttgggattcttaaaagttgttgttctgttcctttCATTGGCACTAAAAAAAACCCTATAGCGAGTGGTCAattatatacagctatttcgagaaagtttgtcaagaataaagtgcacgcgacaatcccgaaaggtaatatgggatatgatcaatgcagtgtttctaacgactgtagctgtcgaacctacttttgttactttccttcagcactcgcaaacatatatcagtggcctcccgtacgattcttttaaatttctttgaaaaacagtgcacttaaaatcacccacaatacctttcaggattgtcgcgtgcactttttccgacaacctttctcaaaatagctgtatgtaTGCTTGTAGTATTCCAGAATGGTCAATAACCCTAGGCCTGCCGAAGTCAGTGAGCTTGATCTGAGCGACGTAAGTGcaagttgaaaaagaaatatttttgggAAGAGCGGATACATCGAAGATTTGATTATTTAGTAATGTGCCACATTTCGGCAGTCCAAACCAGCAGCGTCGAATGAGACTTTGTATGTACTGTAGTATGTATTCATGTGCTCACGTGTGCCCTTTTGTTCCTTGAGTGAATTTCGGTCTTACTGTTTTCTCTACGCGGGGGCGATTTTTATAAGTTTTGTCTTTGATCACTCGAAATAAGTCACGTCTCGTATAGTGTTCCGTCTACATTTTCACCTGTTCTCACAATTTGTCGTTACTCCCTCGGATCCTGCATCCAAACAAGGTCAGTTGTTGTGAAGTTTTGAGGTTTCATAATTtgcaaacaatacgaagtttgtcAACTGATGTTTTTTACCAGCGTTACCTGGCAGATAACTGAGAAATACCATTGAAGGGTGTAGTTTATTAAACCATAATTAATCCCTTAGAgatacataatttttttccaaactttctttttggagaaggcttttcatcattttttctttgtttttgaaggaAGGGTTGTGTCGCTCGATAATTCTCTCAAATTAACGCGTCGACGCCAGGTCTGCGCCTGGGGGGCTTTGAATCAAAtactccctcccccctccccccccccccccctaaacaATGTTGTCATTAGGGTGCTTTTTCATCGCCTGTATCGCACGAGACTATCCCAGAGCCAAAAAagtcgaacaaaaacaaacactgCTGACATTGCGGCTTTTCTTTATCTTTGCTCTCTACTTCCAAATCAACTCGCCCCATTTATCgcatttcttttcaaacttgTGTTaccgaaaaagaaagaaaacaataataacttGAGCTGTGATTTCACTACACAATGTTCTCGGGAAGAAGAAAGAGCATGTGTTTTTATAGCTATTTTTTAGAATGTTAAGCAGTTATTTGACTGTATTTAAATTCGTTGTGAAGAATGTCAGTCTTTGTTTCAtacaaacatttttacaagtaTCATAACAACACCGGGACAACGgaatcatttttctttcttatgcTTATTACCTGTTTAAATAGGTGAGAAATCAGCCAATGGTAATGAAAAAGGCAAGCCTTTTAAAATCCGAGAAACGCAAATGTATCCAGGGTTTTAAAGGAATTTTGTCTGATCTTCGGTGCTCATGCAAGGCTGATTTGAGCCAGGGTCGCAAATTTGTCTTTACTGTAGAAAAGAGGTTTGTATAAACTAACGCTTTCTCAAGAaattgcatgcttacgttgaaTTTCCACGAACGGGATGGTTTGAATCAAAGTGTTGAAGCAATGTATTGAATATTAGTTTAAATCCCACATAGTTAAATGCAAATAGGTGTTATGGGCGACTTCGCTTTAAATGCAAAAGACAAGACTTAACAAAACAAGCACAGGATATTTATTTGAAAGAAGGTCTAACTGAGTTTACAAGCTTCTACTGAGAATGTCAAGCGGCGACGATTCTCCGACGTCTCAGAGAAGTTTCACAATGTCAGCATTCACTGATGATGGAGACGACAAACAACCTTTGCAAGATAAACATTGCGTATCATATTTAGAGGAAACCCAAGCTCCGAGCAAAACATTTTTACCGCAGAAATTTCGGGAAAGATGGAGTCGTGCGGCTTTTGCAGTATCCATTGCATCGTTTGTCATTACCGTAATCTTCAGTTTGGTATCCTTCTTCGCATCAAAGACAACTGAAAGCTCATCGATTTTTGCTAGCGCGTTTGACGGCATGTTGGGAGCGTTCAACTCGCTAGTTGTAGCATGGAGATTTAGAGACGTTTTGAACGGGGATGTCACACCAAAACGGGAGAAAATCGCGACCCTTGGGATAGGAGTAACTTTTCTTGCAAGTGGTAGCGCTACGGTTGCAATTGCAATCCTTCGCCTGTTGTCACGTGACCACCCAGAAAAGCCAGATGATCTGATTATTATTCTTGGTACGAGTTTTATGTCTTACTTTATATTAGCGCTTATACAAGACTGTATAGCCAGTAAGTTGAAGAGCCCTTCGTTGCGTGCTTCGGCAGTAGATTCCTGGCTTGCCGCGGCACTGTCTTTAGGAGTGCTTATTACTACACTCATATACAGGCAAGTGGGTACAAAAGTATGGTTTCTGGATCATTCTCTGgccattttcattggctttttATCCCTCGTTTATGGCATCCATCTTGTGGTGGAAATTACTCTTAGCGGGAAGAACGGAAATGGTAAACTTTGTTGATTCTAAAGGTGACAATAAAAGATTAAATACGTCTCGATATCAATCTATAAAATTTGTAAAACCTTGTTGAATTTCAATGGCCTGATTTGATTCTCAAGAGACCATTGCATGTTTTTACACTAAAGACGCTGAATCCGTCGAGACAAATTGTGCCTCTATCATTTCATTCG from Montipora capricornis isolate CH-2021 chromosome 2, ASM3666992v2, whole genome shotgun sequence includes the following:
- the LOC138038303 gene encoding transmembrane protein 163a-like gives rise to the protein MSSGDDSPTSQRSFTMSAFTDDGDDKQPLQDKHCVSYLEETQAPSKTFLPQKFRERWSRAAFAVSIASFVITVIFSLVSFFASKTTESSSIFASAFDGMLGAFNSLVVAWRFRDVLNGDVTPKREKIATLGIGVTFLASGSATVAIAILRLLSRDHPEKPDDLIIILGTSFMSYFILALIQDCIASKLKSPSLRASAVDSWLAAALSLGVLITTLIYRQVGTKVWFLDHSLAIFIGFLSLVYGIHLVVEITLSGKNGNGKLC